From one Pontibacillus sp. HMF3514 genomic stretch:
- a CDS encoding P1 family peptidase: protein MKNRRKARDLGIQIGSLSVGERNQITDVPGVKVGHVTLSRELEDQEVIQTGVTAVLPHEGHLFYEKVPAACYVLNGFGKTAGLVQVEELGNLEAPIMLTNTFAIGAVLDGTLDYMLKQTPEVGDTTGTINLVVGECNDSYLNSIRKRSVKPEHANLAIENASASFEEGAIGAGTGMMCFQYKGGIGSSSRKVEDWHVGVLVNSNFGRREEFRYANYITSSVDQDVPDGSIMIIIATDAPLDSRQLKRLSKRASVGLGRIGSHIHHGSGDIIIAFSNSNRVDQFSEDQVRKFTSIQDSHPIMNTLFQAVAEATEEAVLNSLTSAHTTEGRKGHRGEALPYELLKK from the coding sequence GTGAAGAATCGAAGAAAAGCTAGGGATCTAGGGATACAAATCGGATCTTTATCAGTTGGAGAACGTAATCAAATTACTGATGTGCCTGGTGTTAAAGTGGGGCATGTTACTTTATCTCGAGAATTAGAAGATCAAGAAGTTATACAAACAGGCGTAACAGCCGTTTTACCACACGAAGGGCATCTTTTTTATGAAAAGGTGCCTGCTGCATGTTATGTGTTAAATGGCTTTGGAAAAACGGCTGGGCTCGTTCAAGTTGAAGAACTTGGTAATTTAGAAGCACCCATAATGCTTACGAACACATTTGCGATTGGGGCTGTATTGGATGGAACACTTGATTATATGTTGAAACAAACACCTGAAGTGGGTGATACAACAGGGACGATTAATCTTGTCGTAGGCGAATGCAATGATAGTTATTTAAATTCTATCCGGAAGCGATCCGTGAAACCAGAGCATGCAAATTTAGCCATTGAGAATGCTAGCGCTTCTTTTGAAGAAGGTGCTATTGGAGCTGGTACCGGTATGATGTGCTTTCAGTACAAAGGTGGTATTGGGAGTTCTTCAAGAAAAGTAGAGGATTGGCATGTTGGGGTTCTCGTGAACAGTAACTTTGGTCGTAGGGAAGAGTTTCGATACGCAAATTACATTACTTCGAGTGTTGATCAAGACGTTCCAGATGGATCCATTATGATTATCATTGCTACGGATGCTCCATTAGATAGTCGTCAGTTAAAACGTTTATCTAAAAGGGCATCGGTGGGTCTTGGACGAATTGGATCTCATATCCATCACGGAAGTGGCGATATTATCATAGCTTTTTCGAATTCGAATCGAGTAGATCAATTTTCAGAAGATCAAGTTAGAAAGTTTACAAGTATTCAAGACAGTCATCCTATTATGAATACCTTGTTTCAGGCTGTTGCTGAAGCGACAGAAGAAGCCGTTTTGAATTCTTTAACCAGTGCTCACACCACTGAAGGTCGGAAGGGACATAGAGGTGAGGCTCTTCCTTATGAATTATTGAAAAAATAA
- a CDS encoding DUF2500 domain-containing protein produces MGIQGPGPGFGLFSIVPYFIGAVFIIIVVIFIVTAVKGIRQWSNNNKQPVLTVNAKVISKRTQVRGRNNNNMNSTRTYYFVTFEVESGDRMELQVDGQEYGMLAEGDVGSLTFQGTRYKNFERM; encoded by the coding sequence ATGGGAATACAAGGACCGGGGCCGGGATTTGGTTTATTTAGTATAGTACCTTATTTTATTGGTGCAGTTTTTATTATTATCGTTGTTATTTTTATTGTGACAGCTGTTAAAGGGATTAGGCAATGGAGCAATAACAACAAACAGCCCGTATTAACCGTGAATGCAAAAGTCATTTCAAAACGTACTCAAGTAAGAGGGCGAAACAATAATAATATGAATTCCACACGTACATACTATTTCGTTACCTTTGAAGTAGAAAGCGGTGACCGAATGGAGCTTCAAGTGGACGGTCAAGAGTATGGCATGCTAGCAGAAGGCGATGTCGGTTCATTAACGTTTCAAGGTACTCGTTATAAAAATTTTGAAAGAATGTAA
- a CDS encoding aldo/keto reductase, with translation MENNRVSNTDIETSRIGLGTWAIGGWMWGGTDENQSIKTIHSALDKGVSLIDTAPVYGFGRSEEIVGRAIQQYGGRENITLATKVALNWQDEQVYRDASVDRIHKEIDASLKRLQTDYIDIYQVHWPDPTVPIHETAEALYYLYKQGKIRAIGVSNFSPEQMDTFREAAPLHTVQPPYNMFERGIEEDILPYVQEHNLHTLLYGSLCRGLLTGKMDHNSTFEGDDLRNNDPKFQQPRFDQYLNAVQELDKLAQERFNKRIIHLALRFILDQPGTGTALWGGRRPEQMNPIDEVMDFKIDQDTQKAIDEILVRNIENPVGPEFMAPPSKQDL, from the coding sequence ATGGAAAACAATCGTGTAAGTAATACTGACATTGAAACATCTAGAATTGGACTTGGTACTTGGGCTATCGGAGGATGGATGTGGGGTGGAACGGATGAAAATCAATCCATCAAAACTATTCACTCAGCTTTAGATAAAGGTGTATCGCTTATCGATACGGCTCCTGTATATGGGTTTGGACGTTCTGAAGAAATCGTTGGAAGAGCCATTCAGCAATACGGAGGAAGAGAAAACATCACGCTTGCTACAAAGGTAGCTCTAAACTGGCAAGATGAACAGGTTTATCGCGATGCGTCTGTTGATCGAATTCACAAAGAAATTGATGCTTCTCTTAAACGTCTGCAAACAGACTACATCGATATCTATCAGGTTCACTGGCCTGACCCTACTGTCCCCATTCACGAAACAGCTGAAGCATTATACTATTTATACAAACAAGGAAAAATACGTGCAATTGGTGTAAGTAACTTTTCACCAGAACAAATGGATACCTTCCGTGAGGCAGCACCATTACACACGGTTCAGCCTCCTTATAATATGTTTGAAAGAGGGATAGAGGAAGATATCCTTCCTTATGTACAAGAGCATAATTTGCATACGCTTCTATATGGGAGTTTATGTAGAGGGTTGCTCACTGGAAAAATGGATCATAACTCAACATTTGAAGGGGATGACCTTCGTAATAACGATCCTAAATTTCAACAACCACGATTTGATCAATATCTTAATGCCGTTCAAGAGCTAGATAAATTGGCTCAAGAACGATTTAATAAACGCATCATTCATTTAGCTCTACGTTTCATCTTAGACCAACCAGGAACAGGTACTGCTCTATGGGGCGGAAGACGACCAGAGCAAATGAATCCAATTGATGAGGTTATGGATTTTAAGATAGATCAAGATACTCAAAAAGCTATTGATGAAATTCTTGTTCGCAACATCGAAAATCCAGTAGGACCTGAATTTATGGCCCCACCTTCTAAACAAGATTTATAA
- a CDS encoding VOC family protein gives MKRGALHHIELYVSNLEKSLSFWGWLLEELGYEAYQEWDQGKSFKLDHTYLVFVQTEDKYIHIPYHRKGTGLNHLAFHGESKEHIDWITKQLKEREITVLYEDQHPYAGGEGYYAVFFEDPDRIKVEVVAP, from the coding sequence ATGAAACGAGGAGCCCTGCATCATATTGAATTATATGTATCAAATTTAGAGAAGTCTTTATCCTTTTGGGGATGGTTATTAGAAGAACTAGGCTATGAAGCTTACCAAGAATGGGATCAAGGGAAGAGTTTTAAGTTAGATCATACCTATCTAGTGTTTGTGCAAACAGAAGATAAGTATATACATATTCCCTATCACCGAAAAGGAACTGGACTGAATCACCTTGCTTTTCATGGAGAGTCAAAAGAACACATTGATTGGATTACTAAACAATTAAAAGAAAGAGAGATCACAGTATTATACGAGGACCAGCATCCTTATGCAGGTGGAGAAGGTTACTACGCTGTTTTTTTCGAAGATCCTGATCGAATAAAAGTAGAGGTTGTAGCACCGTAG
- a CDS encoding penicillin acylase family protein — protein MEVVRQPRRERKLKRWHIITLSIIGVSLLASVSILIFVNAYINKSLAQIEGELTIGGLRAPVEVVRDADGVPHIKAENEHDLFLAQGYVQAQDRMFQMDLARRQASGRLSEVAGEAALEQDKYFRTLGLRRAAEKSYKTYSEEAKQIMEWYADGVNAYMQHAEETNSTRPEFILMGGKPEPWTPIDSLTIGKYMAFDLGGHWERQAFNYHLLQSFPKEKALELFHSYPSDAPTVLTKNEMDIENSFSGAVIPHPFNGSNNWVVSGKKTKSGEPLLADDPHLGLATPSIWYQMHLESPEYNVSGVIFAGIPGIILGHNNQIAWGVTNTGPDVQQLYLEKRNPDNPDKYLFEGEWEQAKVIQEPIKVKDGETVPYEVIETRHGPIISDFAGRSGKDNAMSLRWTALDASTELEAILEINRASNWEEFEKGLEKFLVPAQNFVFAAKDGTIAYKANGKIPIYEEGDQALLPLEGWIKENEWKGFIPFDELPTTVNPDEGFIATANNKVVSESYPYHISNNWAQPYRYMRIAEQLKDRDNLTAQDMKELQMDQMNLRAREFVPIFLEHLPKENLTDKQKRAVALLKRWNYEDNVDGAAPLVYHKWIQTFTERLYEEAFSEEMLAMFKGQGQTTDELIRKADQGETPIWIKEQGGFNQLLEASLAQSVSDLSDRFGEQVEEWKWGAYHRVTFDHPLSSISFLERFFNGEDPIPVGGSRVTVMAASYNNESGLVRHGASWRFVVDAKDFSKASHIVGPGQAGHFRSDWYHDQRDDWVEGGYHTTVTEGYEGAKLVLKPE, from the coding sequence ATGGAGGTTGTTCGTCAGCCTAGGAGAGAGCGGAAGTTAAAAAGATGGCATATTATAACGCTTTCTATTATTGGTGTATCGTTATTAGCGAGTGTTAGTATCCTCATATTTGTAAACGCATACATAAACAAAAGTTTAGCTCAAATAGAAGGAGAGTTAACAATTGGGGGACTACGAGCTCCAGTAGAAGTGGTAAGGGATGCAGATGGAGTTCCCCATATCAAGGCTGAAAATGAACATGATTTGTTTTTGGCACAAGGGTATGTTCAAGCGCAAGATCGAATGTTTCAAATGGACTTGGCTAGAAGACAAGCATCAGGAAGATTGAGTGAAGTTGCAGGAGAAGCTGCATTGGAGCAAGATAAATATTTTCGAACATTAGGTTTAAGGCGTGCTGCTGAAAAATCTTATAAAACATATTCTGAGGAAGCGAAACAAATTATGGAGTGGTATGCAGATGGTGTGAATGCATATATGCAACATGCTGAAGAAACGAACAGCACTCGTCCTGAGTTTATCTTAATGGGCGGGAAGCCGGAGCCGTGGACGCCGATTGATTCGTTAACGATTGGTAAGTATATGGCTTTTGACTTAGGGGGTCATTGGGAAAGACAGGCCTTTAACTATCACTTGTTGCAATCCTTCCCTAAGGAAAAGGCACTTGAACTATTTCATTCCTACCCTAGTGATGCACCCACTGTTTTAACTAAAAATGAAATGGATATAGAGAATAGCTTTAGTGGTGCTGTGATTCCTCATCCCTTTAACGGGAGTAACAACTGGGTTGTATCAGGTAAAAAAACAAAGTCAGGTGAACCTTTATTAGCAGATGATCCTCACTTAGGTTTAGCGACTCCATCAATCTGGTATCAGATGCACTTAGAGTCACCTGAATACAATGTGAGCGGTGTGATATTTGCAGGTATCCCAGGAATTATTTTAGGTCACAACAATCAAATTGCATGGGGTGTAACGAACACCGGACCGGACGTACAACAGCTTTATCTTGAAAAGCGAAACCCTGATAATCCGGATAAATATTTGTTTGAAGGGGAATGGGAACAAGCTAAAGTGATTCAAGAACCTATAAAAGTAAAAGATGGCGAAACTGTTCCATATGAAGTCATTGAAACAAGACATGGTCCGATCATATCTGATTTTGCAGGGAGATCAGGGAAAGATAACGCTATGTCTTTAAGGTGGACAGCTTTAGATGCCTCTACCGAATTAGAAGCCATATTGGAGATCAATCGAGCTTCGAATTGGGAAGAGTTTGAGAAAGGTTTAGAGAAGTTTCTCGTGCCAGCACAAAATTTTGTTTTTGCTGCAAAAGATGGAACAATCGCATACAAAGCGAATGGGAAAATTCCAATATACGAGGAAGGCGATCAGGCATTACTCCCTCTTGAAGGTTGGATAAAAGAAAATGAGTGGAAAGGTTTTATCCCGTTTGATGAACTACCCACTACTGTAAATCCTGATGAGGGATTTATTGCAACTGCCAATAATAAAGTTGTAAGTGAATCGTATCCTTATCACATATCAAATAATTGGGCACAGCCGTATAGATATATGAGAATCGCAGAACAGTTAAAGGATCGAGACAACTTAACTGCTCAAGATATGAAAGAACTACAAATGGATCAAATGAACTTGCGAGCTCGTGAGTTTGTTCCAATCTTTTTAGAACACCTTCCAAAGGAAAATCTTACAGATAAACAAAAAAGGGCTGTAGCGCTTTTAAAACGTTGGAATTATGAAGACAACGTAGATGGTGCTGCTCCGCTTGTGTATCACAAATGGATCCAAACGTTTACAGAACGATTATATGAAGAAGCGTTTTCTGAAGAAATGTTAGCGATGTTTAAGGGACAAGGACAGACTACAGATGAGTTGATACGAAAAGCAGATCAAGGAGAAACTCCAATTTGGATTAAGGAACAAGGAGGTTTTAACCAACTTTTAGAAGCCTCACTTGCTCAATCTGTCTCAGACTTATCGGATCGATTTGGCGAACAAGTAGAGGAGTGGAAATGGGGAGCCTATCACAGGGTAACATTTGATCACCCACTTTCAAGTATTAGCTTTTTAGAGCGTTTCTTTAATGGAGAAGATCCAATACCTGTTGGTGGAAGTCGTGTTACTGTAATGGCTGCTAGTTATAATAATGAGAGCGGCCTAGTGCGACACGGTGCATCATGGCGGTTCGTGGTAGATGCAAAAGACTTCTCAAAAGCTAGCCACATCGTAGGTCCGGGTCAAGCTGGCCATTTTCGAAGTGACTGGTATCATGACCAACGTGATGATTGGGTAGAGGGGGGGTATCATACTACGGTTACAGAGGGCTATGAAGGGGCTAAGCTTGTATTAAAACCAGAATAA
- a CDS encoding sodium:proton antiporter: MHGFHDVFIQILVLLAISVTVIGIAKLIKEPYSIALVLVGVLLGMTQIPMVEEAEQFITQSEVFHAIIISLFLPILLGDATLKMPFHHLYDLKKTVISLAFLGTFLTFIVIGFSTYFILGLPIVVSFTFAALMSATDPISVLSIFKDLGVPQKYSTIMEGESLFNDGIAVVLFKISSIYLLGYMEMGLAGVGEGAFLFLKFAVGGALVGIIFGYVFSQIIRIFDDYPLEIAFSMLLFFGSYFIAEHFKVSGVIAVVVAGLLFGSYGKKIGMSEETRVNINSFWDAVTLLANSLIFLMVGIEIREIDFSGKWGMILMAIVIFLVGRTIALFISTSYVKDLSNKDRILLNWGGLRGSLSIALALSLPDDFDGREEVLLLTFSIVLFSLVVQGLSLKPLIKKLGIVGPGSKES; this comes from the coding sequence ATGCACGGTTTTCATGATGTATTTATTCAAATATTAGTTTTACTTGCCATATCCGTAACAGTTATTGGCATTGCCAAATTGATTAAAGAACCCTATTCAATTGCTCTGGTACTTGTTGGTGTTTTACTTGGCATGACTCAGATACCGATGGTTGAGGAAGCTGAACAATTCATCACACAATCAGAGGTCTTTCATGCCATTATTATTTCATTATTCTTACCCATTTTGCTTGGTGATGCAACATTAAAAATGCCATTTCATCATTTATATGATTTAAAGAAAACGGTGATCTCACTTGCTTTTCTAGGTACGTTTCTAACTTTTATTGTAATCGGATTTAGTACTTACTTTATATTGGGTCTACCTATTGTTGTGTCCTTTACATTTGCTGCTTTAATGAGTGCAACAGATCCAATCAGTGTACTTTCAATTTTTAAAGACCTTGGTGTTCCTCAGAAGTATTCTACCATAATGGAAGGGGAATCCCTTTTCAATGATGGAATTGCTGTTGTTCTCTTCAAAATTTCTAGCATCTACTTGTTAGGATATATGGAAATGGGGTTAGCTGGAGTAGGAGAAGGGGCATTCTTGTTTCTTAAATTTGCTGTTGGTGGTGCACTAGTTGGAATTATTTTTGGATATGTGTTTTCACAAATCATTCGTATTTTTGATGACTATCCGTTAGAAATCGCATTTTCCATGTTACTATTTTTTGGTAGTTACTTTATTGCTGAGCATTTTAAAGTTTCAGGTGTTATTGCCGTCGTTGTTGCGGGATTATTATTTGGAAGTTATGGAAAGAAAATTGGAATGTCTGAAGAAACAAGGGTCAATATTAATTCATTTTGGGATGCAGTTACGTTGTTAGCTAATTCTCTAATATTCCTTATGGTCGGTATAGAGATTCGTGAAATTGATTTTAGTGGCAAATGGGGAATGATTCTTATGGCTATCGTCATTTTCTTAGTTGGCAGGACGATAGCACTGTTTATAAGTACAAGTTATGTAAAAGACTTATCTAATAAAGATCGAATACTTCTTAATTGGGGTGGACTAAGAGGGAGCTTATCGATTGCCTTGGCACTTAGCTTACCAGATGATTTTGATGGACGAGAAGAAGTCTTGCTACTAACTTTCTCAATTGTGCTATTTTCTCTGGTAGTTCAAGGTCTGTCTTTAAAGCCACTTATTAAGAAATTAGGAATTGTAGGTCCCGGTTCAAAAGAGTCATAA
- a CDS encoding NAD-dependent protein deacylase codes for MSEQIKKANHIAVLTGAGVSTASGIPDFRSADGIWEQDRSREDYMSNEYFRHNPIDFWAKYKSIFQMKLLGDYQPNAVHYFLKDLEDEGKEVSVITQNVDGLHLEAGNQWIIEYHGTLKTATCPTCNTTYDHEYMMAHETPRCETLFGSTPCGDVLKPDIVLFGDPITEHDRAEAVIDQADLLLVLGTSLFVMPFNFLPDYAKYSRNIPTAIINREPTSKDYMFDYVINGDLTEVIEELKET; via the coding sequence TTGTCCGAACAAATAAAAAAGGCCAATCACATTGCTGTGCTGACCGGTGCCGGTGTGAGTACAGCTAGTGGAATCCCTGATTTCCGTTCAGCAGACGGGATATGGGAGCAGGATCGATCTAGAGAAGATTATATGTCAAATGAGTATTTCCGTCACAACCCGATTGATTTCTGGGCAAAATATAAATCCATTTTCCAAATGAAACTTCTTGGCGATTATCAACCGAATGCTGTCCACTATTTTCTTAAAGACCTTGAAGATGAAGGAAAAGAAGTATCTGTGATTACACAAAATGTAGACGGTCTGCATTTAGAAGCAGGTAATCAGTGGATTATTGAGTACCATGGTACACTTAAAACCGCTACATGTCCTACGTGTAACACAACGTATGATCATGAGTATATGATGGCGCATGAAACGCCTCGTTGCGAAACACTGTTTGGCAGCACTCCTTGTGGAGATGTTTTAAAGCCCGATATAGTATTATTTGGTGATCCTATCACAGAACATGATAGAGCTGAAGCCGTTATTGACCAAGCTGACTTACTCCTAGTTCTTGGCACATCCTTGTTTGTAATGCCGTTTAACTTTTTACCTGATTACGCTAAGTACAGTCGAAATATCCCAACTGCTATAATAAACCGTGAGCCTACTTCAAAGGATTATATGTTTGATTATGTAATCAATGGAGATTTGACAGAAGTAATTGAAGAACTAAAAGAAACCTGA
- the nfsA gene encoding oxygen-insensitive NADPH nitroreductase codes for MNQTIETLLQHRSIRSFTEERLTQEQIHTIVDAAQMASTSSYMQAYTIMGVTDEKKKAELAEITGQDYVQNNGHLFIFCADMYRHQVKATDLQKQDMIQNIENTEHLLVSAIDATLAAQNGAIAAESMGLGMCYIGSIRNNIQRVDELLKLPQHVIPLFGMVVGYPKSKPEQKPRIPRKGIYFENEYNKEQYHTLDQFDDMIRAYYENRSNNTRKDTWTEQMIRRFSNPMRMDVTTHVHNKGLNKR; via the coding sequence GTGAATCAAACCATTGAAACATTACTTCAACACCGCTCTATTCGCTCATTTACAGAAGAGCGTTTAACACAAGAGCAGATCCATACCATTGTAGATGCAGCTCAGATGGCCTCCACCTCAAGTTATATGCAAGCTTATACCATAATGGGTGTAACAGATGAAAAGAAAAAAGCAGAATTAGCGGAGATTACAGGACAAGATTATGTACAAAATAACGGCCATTTATTTATCTTTTGTGCAGACATGTATCGTCATCAAGTTAAGGCAACAGATCTACAAAAACAAGATATGATCCAGAACATCGAGAATACAGAGCACTTGCTTGTTTCAGCTATTGATGCAACTTTAGCCGCTCAAAATGGTGCTATTGCAGCAGAATCTATGGGACTAGGCATGTGTTACATCGGAAGCATCCGCAATAATATTCAACGTGTCGACGAATTATTAAAGCTACCTCAACACGTTATCCCGTTGTTTGGGATGGTTGTTGGATACCCGAAAAGTAAACCTGAGCAAAAACCCCGCATCCCAAGAAAAGGTATTTATTTTGAGAATGAATATAATAAAGAACAATACCATACCTTAGATCAATTTGATGACATGATCAGGGCTTACTACGAAAACAGAAGTAACAACACAAGAAAAGATACTTGGACTGAGCAAATGATACGCCGTTTCAGTAATCCAATGCGCATGGATGTGACAACCCATGTTCATAACAAAGGTCTAAACAAACGCTAA
- a CDS encoding metallophosphoesterase, giving the protein MKYALLADIHGNKHALKAVLEDLHFQKINKIICLGDLIAIGPHSNEVLHTIMYLPNTSIITGNHDEAVLSLYFNEPYPDSHKHAKPHHEWVAQQLSEDQAQFLKKKPRQITEDINDIRLLCTHYAYKQGMESSPIEKDPYKRIMEPTPQNMEILFSQHDQDIIAFGHHHQKHDFQIEGKHYINPGALGCNDKALARYAILAISNDGQYSIVHKEIPYNRAPLLQDYDDFAVPQRDELRKIFHGQSRSE; this is encoded by the coding sequence ATGAAATATGCTTTGTTAGCAGATATACATGGAAATAAACATGCTTTAAAAGCTGTTCTAGAAGACCTTCATTTTCAAAAAATCAATAAAATTATTTGTTTAGGTGACCTCATTGCTATCGGTCCACATAGCAATGAGGTTTTACATACGATTATGTATTTGCCTAACACCTCCATAATAACCGGTAACCATGATGAAGCCGTTTTATCTCTCTACTTTAATGAACCTTATCCAGACAGTCATAAACACGCTAAACCACACCATGAATGGGTAGCTCAACAGTTATCAGAAGATCAAGCTCAGTTTTTAAAAAAGAAGCCCCGTCAAATTACTGAGGACATAAATGACATACGTTTATTATGTACACACTATGCTTATAAACAAGGAATGGAATCCTCACCCATTGAAAAAGATCCTTATAAAAGAATTATGGAACCAACGCCTCAAAATATGGAAATTTTATTTTCGCAACATGATCAGGATATTATTGCATTTGGTCATCACCACCAAAAGCACGATTTTCAGATAGAAGGAAAACATTACATAAACCCTGGTGCTCTCGGGTGTAATGACAAGGCACTTGCGAGATATGCAATATTAGCTATCTCTAATGATGGGCAATATTCCATCGTACACAAGGAGATTCCATATAATCGAGCCCCTTTATTACAAGACTATGATGACTTCGCTGTCCCTCAACGTGATGAATTAAGAAAAATCTTTCATGGACAAAGTAGGAGTGAGTAA
- a CDS encoding YrhK family protein — MKKNNKDREIDIHLGRYEVFFKQRYTILYNLNDVLIGLWFLIGSICFFWESTKTAGIWLFVLGSAQLLIRPLIRIIHRIHFHRYANKNQDEGESNS, encoded by the coding sequence ATGAAGAAAAATAATAAAGATCGTGAAATTGATATTCATCTAGGAAGATATGAAGTCTTTTTTAAACAAAGGTACACCATCCTCTATAACTTAAATGATGTGTTAATCGGACTATGGTTTCTAATTGGAAGTATATGTTTCTTCTGGGAATCTACCAAAACAGCTGGTATTTGGTTATTTGTTTTAGGAAGCGCACAGTTACTAATCCGACCATTAATTCGCATTATTCACCGTATTCATTTTCATAGATACGCCAATAAGAACCAAGATGAAGGAGAATCAAATTCGTAA
- a CDS encoding nucleotidyltransferase domain-containing protein, with amino-acid sequence MRDQAFLDAKKIVDENYPDCDAALLAGSIVRGEGTETSDLDLVVFDFSIENGYRESFYSLNWPVEAFVHNKNSYNHFVEKDLKRARPSLPRMMTEGIPIKGSEYIHPLKEEAAELISKGPEPWDQNQIDLMRYGITDALEDLKGATNRAEAIFTVNLLADQIHEFYLRTNKQWIGHGKWVIRALRSYDEEFAKKYTRAFDQYYRTGEKDEIETIVENVLEPHGGLFFEGYSAGKKHL; translated from the coding sequence ATGAGAGATCAAGCCTTTTTGGATGCTAAAAAAATTGTAGATGAAAACTATCCGGATTGTGATGCTGCTCTTCTTGCTGGAAGCATTGTCAGAGGCGAAGGCACGGAAACATCTGATTTAGATCTTGTGGTTTTTGATTTTTCCATTGAAAACGGATATAGAGAATCCTTCTATTCTTTAAATTGGCCTGTAGAAGCTTTCGTTCATAATAAAAACTCTTACAACCATTTTGTTGAGAAAGACTTAAAAAGAGCAAGACCTTCTCTTCCACGTATGATGACAGAAGGGATCCCGATTAAAGGCTCAGAATATATCCACCCGTTAAAAGAAGAAGCAGCGGAGCTAATATCAAAAGGTCCAGAACCATGGGATCAAAATCAAATTGACCTTATGCGATATGGGATTACGGATGCCTTAGAAGACCTTAAAGGAGCGACTAATCGTGCAGAAGCCATCTTCACAGTTAATCTGTTAGCAGATCAAATACATGAATTTTATTTACGCACAAATAAGCAATGGATTGGTCATGGCAAATGGGTAATTCGTGCCTTAAGAAGCTATGATGAAGAGTTTGCCAAGAAATATACACGAGCTTTTGACCAGTATTATCGAACGGGAGAAAAAGATGAAATTGAAACAATTGTAGAAAATGTATTAGAACCTCATGGTGGCCTTTTCTTTGAAGGATATTCAGCTGGAAAGAAACATTTGTAA